In the Nicotiana tabacum cultivar K326 chromosome 16, ASM71507v2, whole genome shotgun sequence genome, one interval contains:
- the LOC142170423 gene encoding uncharacterized protein LOC142170423, giving the protein MKSQVAIKSLVLADVIIDFSLKEMSEAEKEATQASLQTKDLWVLYTDGVSNAYGSRLRLILEVPTGEIIDKSIRCTNMTDKAEYEAVIAGLRLALKYGLKQLKLHCDSQLVVNQVTRTFRIKEKRLQKYQTEICRLLPSFDDCQLDQIPQNPNTEADGPAKLATTTKSVTPGNKSVVHLLYSALDHIEVKSINLT; this is encoded by the coding sequence ATGAAGTCACAAGTAGCAATAAAGTCGCTAGTACTTGCCGATGTCATCATAGACTTTAGCCTAAAAGAAATGTCGGAGGCTGAAAAGGAAGCCACTCAAGCTTCTCTTCAAACAAAGGACCTTTGGGTCCTGTACACTGATGGCGTATCCAATGCATATGGGTCCAGGCTTAGACTCATACTCGAGGTCCCCACCGGTGAGATAATTGACAAATCTATAAGGTGCACGAACATGACAGacaaggccgagtatgaggccgtaattgcaggattAAGACTGGCACTCAAGTATGGATTGAAGCAATTAAAGCTTCATTGCGATTCTCAGCTCGTAGTCAACCAGGTTACTAGGACTTTTCGAATTAAAGAGAAAAGATTGCAGAAATATCAGACCGAGATTTGTAGATTGTTACCCAGTTTTGATGATTGCCAGCTCGACCAAattccacaaaatccgaacaccgaAGCTGACGGACCCGCCAAGTTGGCCACCACCACAAAAAGTGTAACTCCTGGGAATAAGAGTGTGGTTCATCTCCTCTACTCGGCTTTGGACCATATCGAGGTAAAATCTATAAATCTGACTTAG